The Acidobacteriota bacterium region AGAATTACGAACCGTACACGGATGACAGCCTTTTGCCGGAAAAGCTGAAAGGCAAGAAATACCTCAAGTGATTTGGGATTGCGGATTTGGGAATTCGGACTGCTTCAGCCGAATCGTAAATCCCAAATCACAATTCCGAAATTCAAAAATGTCCATTCTTCGACACGTCGTTCGTCTTACAGTTGGTGACGCCGAAGCGCGTGCCGAAATCTTAAAAACGAGGATAAACGAATGCCTGAATACATGTTGATATTGCATGAGAGTACGACCGGATTCGCCGATATGTCGGCTGAAGATATTGAAAACGTGATCGCCGAATATATGGCGTGGAGCCAAAGCGTCGCCGAAAAAGGAAAAATGGTCGGCGGAAACAAACTTCGCGACGAAGGCGGCAAGATGTTGACGGTGACCGGCGGGAAATTGCGCGTGACGGACGGACCATTCGCCGAAGCCAAGGAAGTTATCGGCGGCTATTTCACGATCAATGCCGATGATTACGACGATGCGATCGAGACCGCCCAAAGCTGCCCGCATCTCAAATACGGAGGCCGGATTGAACTCCGCGAAATCGAGCCAACCGAATAACACCGAAACCGCCGACACGGTCGCTCATCTTTTTCGGCATCAAGCCGGACGGATGACGGCCGCTTTGTCGCGCGTTTTCGGCCTTGAACATCTCGAACTGATCGAAGACGCGATCCAGGACGCGATGGTCAAAGCGCTCAAACTCTGGCCATTTCGCGGAATCCCGGACAACCCCGAAGCCTGGCTAATCCGGGTCGCGCGCAACGGAGTGATCGACAATCTGCGGCGCGATAAGCGCACGGAACCGCTCACCGACATCGAACCGGAATCGAATGACGCGATCGAAGTCAGATTCGCCGACGAACTGGATGAAGACGTGCTGCGAATGATGTTCGCGTGCTGCAGTCCGCGAATCTCGGGCGATTCGCAGGTCGCGCTGACGCTCCGCGCGATTGGCGGATTCAACGTTCGCGAGATCGCCGCGGCGTTCCTCGCTCAGGACGAGGCGATCGCCAAGCTTTTGACGCGCGCGAAACAAAAGCTTCGCGACTCCGAACTCGAATTTCCGCCGCCGGCCGAGATCACCGAACGGCTCGAACCGGTCTTGAAAGTTCTGTACTTGATGTTCAACGAGGGTTACAGCACTTCAAATGGCGAGAGTCCGGTCCGAAACGATCTTTGCTTCGAAGCGATCCGCCTCGCAAAACTACTCGCAGGGCACAGGCTGACGGGCATTCCGAAGGTTCACGCGATGCTCGCGCTCTTTATGTTTCAAACCGCGCGGATCGGTGCGCGTTTTGACGAAAACGGAGATATTCTTCGGCTTTCGGAACAAGACCGCGGCCGGTGGGACAAACGGATGATCGCCGACGGTCTGCGCCACTTGCGGTCATCGGCAACTGGAAACGAATTGAGCGAGTATCATATCGAGGCCGAGATCGCGTCGATTCATAGTCTTGCATCGGATTTCGAATCGACCGATTGGAAACGACTCATCGGGTGCTATGATCGGCTCGCCGAATATCGGCCGTCGCCGGTGGTCGCGCTCAATAGGGCGATCGCGCGAGCCAAGGTCTTCGGCTACGAGATTTCGCTCCGCGAACTCGAAGATCTTCGGGTTCAACTCGCTGAATATCCTCTGTTCCATATCGCTTTGGCTGATTTGAAGTCGGAGGCCGGACAGATCGCGGACGCGCGGGAATCGTATAACCGAGCGCTTCAGCTTACGGGAAACGCGTCGATGTACCGATTTCTGAGACGTAAGATCGATGAATCTTGAGACGATTTTCCGATCTGTGTTATTTTCTTGATCGTTTGGACAAGTGCGAATACCGGTCAGCGCCGGTGCGCCTGAAGGGATCCTTAATATGAAGAACTACAGACTCTGGGCGAAGGTTTCCGCGGGCCTGATGTTGTTTACCGGTGTGGTGCATTCGCTCAGCCTGTTCGTTCAGGCGACGCCGCAGAATGAGCCCGAACGGCAGATGCTCGAACTGATCACGACCTACAGAATGGACGCCGGCGCGGGATTTCATCCGAGTTATTCGAATCTTTTTACAGCGCTGAGTTCGTGCTTTTCGCTGCTCTGCTTCCTCGGCGGAATCACAGTTTTCTACCTGATCCGCAAAGGCACGAGCGAAGAAACGATGCGTGGCTTGCTGAACATCCACATCGCGATCTTTGGCGTTTGTTTCGCGATGATGGCGTATTTTACGTTTCTGCCGCCGATCGTCTGCACGGGACTGATATTCGTTACCCTGATCGTCGCGCGAATCGGGATCAAAACGCCTCAAGCGCCGAACTGACGAACCGTGTGCTCAAGCATTTGCAGAGGCGACATCTTCCCCACAGCCTTTTCGCATTCGGAGTAAGCGCGTCGATCCGCGAAGCGATTTCGCGGTCGGACCCGTCATCGAAAATCGAATACATAAATTCGCCCAGTTGTCGTTCCTTCCAAAGTCAGAGCTAGGAACTATTCGAAATTTCGGAACTTGTAAAGACCGCGTCTGAACCCGGTTTTTTCAGATTTTTGGTTGACGCGGGGACGTTTTGGTATAAGATTGGTGAATTCCAAACATAAGGAGAGCAGCAAATGGCGAGAAATATCCTGGCGGTCGTGATCGGATATATCAGCATCTTTTTCTTCGTCTTCGTAACGTTCACGCTTTTGTATCTTGCGCTCGGGCCGACGCAAACCTTCGTCCCGGGAACGTTCGACGTGACAATGACCTGGGTTGTTCCGAGCGTTGCGCTGAGCATCTTCTGCGGAATCGCGGGCGGCTTCATATGCGCCAAGATCGGTGCCGATTCGCGCGCCGTCACGTGGCTTGCGGTGACGGTCTTCGTCCTCGGAATCCTGATGGCGCTGCCGATGATCTTTTCGGCTCCGCCGTCGGGGATTCGTGACAACAATCTCGCGAATATGGAAGCGATGATGCAGGCGCGGCAACCGCTGTGGGTTGCCGTGGTCAATCCGATAATCGGCGCTTTGAGCGTTTTGATCGGCGGAACATCTGCCAAAAAATAGAATGGATCTGCAAGGGCTGCGAAGGTTTTGTCTGTCGCTTCCCGGCGCGACCGAGGATGTAAAATGGGGCGACGATCTCTGTTTTTCGGTTGGCGGGAAGATGTTCTGCGTAACCGGTTTCGAACCCGGTTCAAGTGTTTCGCTCAAGGTTCGGGACGAGGAATTTGCTGAACTCTGCGAAACGGAAAACATTGAACCTGCGGCGTATGTCGGTCGTTATAAATGGATCAGCGTGGGTAATTGCGAACGATTCAGCAACGATGAATGGCATCATTACGTTCGGCAGAGTTACGATCTGATCGCGTCAAAACTCCCCGCGAAACTTCGTCCATTGAACTAAGCCTATGATTTTCGAAACTTGCATTCCATCGCCTGCACTCGGGAACTTCGTCAAAGGTCTTCATATGAGTTTTAGCAGAATTGTATTCGTGATCTTGCTCGTCGCATTTGCTGCCGCATCGGTTCTCGGTCAAGAAAGCTCCGACGACGCAAAGCGAGTGGCGACGATGCTTGAGGGAACCTGGAAGGTCGACGGCAAAGAGACGTATGAAAAATGGGAGCCGTCGGGAACCGCCTTCCGGGGCAAAGGTTACAAGATCCGCAACGGTTCCGAGATCATTACTGAGCAACTCGAGGTCAAGGTAATTGATGATGCCGTCTATTACCTCGCGACGGTCGCGGACCAAAACAACGGCGCGACGGTCCGTTTCAAGCTTACCGAGTCCGGCGCGGACCGCCTTGTCTTCGAGAACCCCGAACACGATTTTCCCAAGAAGATCATTTACCGCAAAGTCTTGGAAAACGAGCTTGCAGTGCAGGTTTTAGGCGACGGCGACAAGGGATTCGCAATGCGTTTCTTGCGGCAAAACCCGGTTCCGAAATAGGCTGAAACCAAAAAAATCTGACGGCGTATACTTTTCGCAAGCAGCGATAGAATGTTCGACGAAACTCTCGAAAACAGGATCGCGCTCTGTTTCGAACAGCGCGGCGCTCACTTCGAAACGAAAAAGATGTTCGGCGGCGTTTGTTTTCTGGTCGACGGCAAAATGTGCGTCGGGATCGTCAAGGACTCGTTGATGGTTCGCTTCGATCCCGCGCGAAGCGTTGAAATTCTTGAACGGGACGGTGCGCGCGAGATGGATTTCACGAAACGGCCGATGAAGGGTTACGCATTTGTCGATGCCGGACATATTTCGACCGCGAGCGAACTCTCGGTCTGGATCGATCTGGCGCTCGAATTCAACCCGCGCGCCAAATCTTCAAGAAAGGAGAAAAAGCAATATGGATGAAGGAATGCCAAAACACGGCGAGTTTTGCTGGACCGAGGTCGCGACCGGCGATCTCGATGCGGCGATGAACTTTTATCGGACGGTCTTCGGGTGGACGTTCAAGGAAAACAACTCGGTCGGCGAAGGTATGCGTTATGAAGAATTCAGCGCTGCCAACGGCAATCCGATCGGCGGAATGTATAAGATCAGCGCCGAGATGTATGGCGACAATCCGCCTCCGCCGCATTTGATCAACTACATCGCCGTCGACGATGTCGATGCGACGGCGGCACGCGCTCCGGAGATCGGCGGCGCGGTCGTCAGCGGTCCGATGGATGTGCCGAACGTTGGTCGAATGGCCGTTCTTCAGGATCCGACGGGCGCGAAATTCGCGATTATCACTTTGGGAGGTGGCGCGTAATGGCAGACTTTACTACCGGAAATGTCGGCGAGTTTTCTTGGTACGAACTCACGACCCAGAACGTCGACGCGGCAAAGCCGTTTTATCAGGAGTTATTCGGCTGGACGATCGAGCAAAGCAAGCTTTCACCTGTCCCGTACAGTGAGATTACGGTCAATGGAACCGCCGTCGGCGGAATGATGCGGATCGACGAACAATGGGGTGAAGGATGGGACAAGATCCCGCCGCACTGGATGACATACATCACGGTCGAGAACGTCGATGCGACGGTCGAGGTCATCAAAGCCAACGGCGGTTCGCTGTGCTTCCCGGCATTCGATCTGCCGAACATCGGGCGACTCGCCGTTTGCGGCGATCCTTCGGGCGCGGTCTTTACGATCATTCAGTTCAACGCCCCGGCTTGATGAACAAGGACCGAATTATCAATTTGATCGGCCGCGGAAGAACCGACCTCGTGGTTGAACTTCTGCGGCTTCCGGATTGGCGCGAATCGCTCGACGCCGGGCCGGTGAAGCTCCTGCAATGGCTCGTCTATTACGACGACGTCACGGCATTGCGGCTGATCCTCGCGAACGGCGGGACGCTCGATTCGATCGACATTGACGAGGAACTCGGCAATGCCGCGTTTATGGGACATTGGAAAACGGTCGATTTTCTCCTGAAAAACGGCGCGGACCCGAAGTTCGCCGACGCGTTGACGGGAGAAACGGCGCTCCACAGTTCGCTCGCGAAGGCTGGGCGGCCGTTTTTCATTTTTACGATCAAACTGCTCGTCGAAAACGGCGCGAATCCGAATGCCAGAACGATTCCGGGCGTCGAAACCGGAGCGTTTATGCGCGACGTGCGGACGAAGGGCGAGACACCGCTGCATCGAGCGGCGGCCTATTCGGATGCCGAAACGATCCGGTATCTAATTGAGAAAGGCGCCGATCGCGAAGCGCGCGATGCGAACGGCGATTCGCCCCTAACCTGGGCGAGCGAACATCTACGTCCCGGCGAGATCTTGGACTTGCTCCAATTTGGCGAATTTCGGATCTCCGAAAAGTCGGTTAAGACGATGATCAGCGACCACGGCGCCGGTTGGGGATATGGGATGGAATGGAACGCTCTCGGCGAGTTTCTGCCGGAGAGCGTGGAGGATTTTTGATGGACACGACGACAAACGCAATCAACTGGTTCGAGATTCCGGCGCGAGACATCGAGCGCTCGAAGACGTTTTTCGAAACTATTTTCCAGATCGAAATGCAGCCGACGCCGCTGCCGATGATGTTCACGTTCCCGTACGCGCCCGGCAGCGGAAAGGCGACCGGCGCGATTATGATGCATGAAAAGTACGTTCCCTCGGCGACCGACGGCGTGACGATCTATCTCAACGCAAATCCGGATATTCAGGCCGTGATCGACCGTATCGAACCTGCCGGCGGCAAGATCCTGATCCCGAAAACGCAGATCAGCCCGGAGATCGGGTATATGTGTTTCTTTCTGGATACCGAAGGCAACCGGCTCGCCTTGATGGCGCGAAACTGAGATTATGGCGAATGCGAAATCTGCCGATGAGTTTTTCGAACGAACGCACCGCTGGGGCGCGGAACTCCGCACGTTGCGCGAGGCCGTGCTTTCGACCGGGCTCGTTGAAACCCTGAAATGGGGGCATCCGGTTTACACGCTCGACGGGAAAAACGTCGTCGGGCTCGGAAGCTTCAAGAGCTATTTCGGCCTCTGGTTTTTTCAGGGGGCGCTGTTGACCGATCCGGCGAACCGTCTGATCAATGCGCAGGAAGGCGTAACGGAGGCGCAGCGTCAAATGCGCTTCAATTCGGCGTCCGAGATCAATCGGAGTTTGATCATCGATTACATCACGGAAGCGATCGCCAACCATCGTTCGGGAAAAGTTATCAAACCCGCGAGCAAGCCGCTTGCGGTTCCGCCCGAACTCGAATCGGCGTTCGCGGCCGATTCGGATCTGCGCGCTGCGTTCGACGCGCTTGGACTGACGAAAAAACGGGATTTCGCCGAGTATATTGAAACTGCGAAGCGTGCCGAAACCAAGGCGCAGCGCCTCGAGAAGATCGTCCCAATGATCCGCGAAGGCCGGGGACTCAATGATCGCTACAAGTAAAATATGAAAAGAATACTATTCGTTAGCGCACTGCTAATCACTGTTTCTGTCTCTTCTTTCGGCCAGAAACCAAAACGGC contains the following coding sequences:
- a CDS encoding transcription initiation protein, which produces MPEYMLILHESTTGFADMSAEDIENVIAEYMAWSQSVAEKGKMVGGNKLRDEGGKMLTVTGGKLRVTDGPFAEAKEVIGGYFTINADDYDDAIETAQSCPHLKYGGRIELREIEPTE
- a CDS encoding sigma-70 family RNA polymerase sigma factor, with protein sequence MNSAKSSQPNNTETADTVAHLFRHQAGRMTAALSRVFGLEHLELIEDAIQDAMVKALKLWPFRGIPDNPEAWLIRVARNGVIDNLRRDKRTEPLTDIEPESNDAIEVRFADELDEDVLRMMFACCSPRISGDSQVALTLRAIGGFNVREIAAAFLAQDEAIAKLLTRAKQKLRDSELEFPPPAEITERLEPVLKVLYLMFNEGYSTSNGESPVRNDLCFEAIRLAKLLAGHRLTGIPKVHAMLALFMFQTARIGARFDENGDILRLSEQDRGRWDKRMIADGLRHLRSSATGNELSEYHIEAEIASIHSLASDFESTDWKRLIGCYDRLAEYRPSPVVALNRAIARAKVFGYEISLRELEDLRVQLAEYPLFHIALADLKSEAGQIADARESYNRALQLTGNASMYRFLRRKIDES
- a CDS encoding MmcQ/YjbR family DNA-binding protein, producing the protein MDLQGLRRFCLSLPGATEDVKWGDDLCFSVGGKMFCVTGFEPGSSVSLKVRDEEFAELCETENIEPAAYVGRYKWISVGNCERFSNDEWHHYVRQSYDLIASKLPAKLRPLN
- a CDS encoding TfoX/Sxy family protein, with product MFDETLENRIALCFEQRGAHFETKKMFGGVCFLVDGKMCVGIVKDSLMVRFDPARSVEILERDGAREMDFTKRPMKGYAFVDAGHISTASELSVWIDLALEFNPRAKSSRKEKKQYG
- a CDS encoding VOC family protein, producing the protein MDEGMPKHGEFCWTEVATGDLDAAMNFYRTVFGWTFKENNSVGEGMRYEEFSAANGNPIGGMYKISAEMYGDNPPPPHLINYIAVDDVDATAARAPEIGGAVVSGPMDVPNVGRMAVLQDPTGAKFAIITLGGGA
- a CDS encoding VOC family protein, with protein sequence MADFTTGNVGEFSWYELTTQNVDAAKPFYQELFGWTIEQSKLSPVPYSEITVNGTAVGGMMRIDEQWGEGWDKIPPHWMTYITVENVDATVEVIKANGGSLCFPAFDLPNIGRLAVCGDPSGAVFTIIQFNAPA
- a CDS encoding ankyrin repeat domain-containing protein, with the translated sequence MNKDRIINLIGRGRTDLVVELLRLPDWRESLDAGPVKLLQWLVYYDDVTALRLILANGGTLDSIDIDEELGNAAFMGHWKTVDFLLKNGADPKFADALTGETALHSSLAKAGRPFFIFTIKLLVENGANPNARTIPGVETGAFMRDVRTKGETPLHRAAAYSDAETIRYLIEKGADREARDANGDSPLTWASEHLRPGEILDLLQFGEFRISEKSVKTMISDHGAGWGYGMEWNALGEFLPESVEDF
- a CDS encoding VOC family protein; the encoded protein is MDTTTNAINWFEIPARDIERSKTFFETIFQIEMQPTPLPMMFTFPYAPGSGKATGAIMMHEKYVPSATDGVTIYLNANPDIQAVIDRIEPAGGKILIPKTQISPEIGYMCFFLDTEGNRLALMARN
- a CDS encoding YdeI/OmpD-associated family protein; its protein translation is MANAKSADEFFERTHRWGAELRTLREAVLSTGLVETLKWGHPVYTLDGKNVVGLGSFKSYFGLWFFQGALLTDPANRLINAQEGVTEAQRQMRFNSASEINRSLIIDYITEAIANHRSGKVIKPASKPLAVPPELESAFAADSDLRAAFDALGLTKKRDFAEYIETAKRAETKAQRLEKIVPMIREGRGLNDRYK